In Paenibacillus sp. BIC5C1, a genomic segment contains:
- a CDS encoding KH domain-containing protein has translation MEELVSIIAKALVDHPEDVAVRTVEKDRLVVYELTVHPDDVGKVIGKQGRIAKSLRTVVTSAAVKMDKRVTVDIIS, from the coding sequence ATGGAAGAATTAGTAAGCATAATTGCTAAGGCTTTGGTCGATCATCCGGAAGATGTGGCGGTTCGGACGGTTGAGAAAGACCGGCTTGTCGTTTATGAGTTAACCGTTCATCCTGACGATGTTGGGAAAGTGATTGGTAAACAGGGGCGAATCGCAAAGTCTCTTCGTACGGTCGTCACATCAGCAGCAGTTAAGATGGATAAACGGGTAACCGTCGATATCATATCTTAA
- the rimM gene encoding ribosome maturation factor RimM (Essential for efficient processing of 16S rRNA), whose amino-acid sequence MAEFMNVGKIVNTHGIRGEVRIMPLTDFPEVRFAKNAELFFFTPDNHPVMVNVESARLHKNMYILRLKEYDNINEVEKFKGGMAKVLKENLAELEEGEYYFHQIVGCSVITEEGETLGTISEILTPGANDVWVVKTPAGKEILLPVIDDVVLDVDVTEKQVKVHLMEGLL is encoded by the coding sequence ATGGCAGAGTTTATGAATGTAGGTAAAATCGTCAATACGCATGGAATACGCGGCGAGGTGAGAATCATGCCTTTAACTGATTTTCCGGAAGTGCGTTTTGCGAAAAATGCAGAGTTGTTTTTCTTTACACCAGATAATCATCCAGTCATGGTTAACGTGGAATCTGCACGTTTGCATAAGAATATGTATATTCTTCGTCTAAAAGAGTATGACAACATTAATGAAGTAGAGAAGTTTAAAGGCGGTATGGCCAAAGTGTTAAAAGAGAATCTGGCAGAGTTGGAGGAAGGTGAATACTACTTCCATCAAATTGTTGGGTGTTCTGTCATCACCGAAGAGGGTGAAACACTTGGAACCATCTCTGAGATATTGACTCCTGGAGCGAATGATGTATGGGTTGTCAAAACGCCTGCAGGTAAAGAAATTTTGCTTCCGGTTATTGATGATGTTGTTCTTGATGTGGACGTTACAGAAAAGCAAGTCAAGGTTCACCTGATGGAAGGGCTGCTGTAA
- the trmD gene encoding tRNA (guanosine(37)-N1)-methyltransferase TrmD, which produces MKVDVLTLFPEMFEGVFGTSILGKAQTKGLVSLGATNFRNFATNKHNTVDDAPYGGGGGMVLKPDPIFAAVEDVLEQRGEAAATMKPPRIILMCPQGETFTQKKAEELVQEDHLIFICGHYEGYDERIREFLVTDELSIGDYVLTGGELPAMVAIDSIVRLIPGVLGNETSAVTDSFSTGLLEYPHYTRPPEFRGMKVPDMLLSGHHLNIEAWRREQSLLRTLERRPDMLETADLTDKERIWLNKLRSEREKNAE; this is translated from the coding sequence ATGAAAGTAGATGTATTAACTCTCTTCCCGGAAATGTTTGAAGGTGTGTTCGGAACCAGCATTCTGGGCAAAGCCCAAACCAAAGGGCTTGTATCTCTGGGAGCAACAAACTTTCGGAATTTTGCAACCAATAAACATAATACAGTTGACGATGCACCTTACGGCGGAGGTGGAGGCATGGTATTAAAGCCAGATCCCATCTTTGCTGCTGTCGAGGATGTATTAGAGCAGCGAGGCGAAGCTGCGGCAACGATGAAACCCCCACGTATCATTCTGATGTGCCCGCAAGGTGAGACGTTCACACAGAAAAAAGCAGAGGAACTTGTACAAGAAGATCATCTGATTTTTATTTGCGGACATTATGAAGGTTATGATGAGCGTATCCGAGAGTTTCTCGTGACAGACGAATTGTCAATTGGTGATTACGTGCTGACGGGTGGCGAACTACCTGCGATGGTGGCGATTGACAGTATTGTGCGCCTTATTCCGGGTGTACTTGGTAATGAGACAAGTGCTGTAACGGATTCATTCAGTACCGGATTGCTCGAATACCCGCATTATACGCGCCCTCCGGAATTTAGAGGTATGAAGGTGCCCGATATGCTGTTATCGGGACATCATCTGAATATTGAGGCATGGCGCAGGGAGCAGTCCTTGCTTCGCACGCTGGAACGTAGACCGGATATGTTGGAGACGGCGGACTTGACGGACAAAGAACGGATTTGGCTAAATAAGCTTCGTTCTGAACGTGAAAAGAATGCAGAGTAG
- a CDS encoding VOC family protein yields the protein MSYHFYGLDHVQLAAPEECETDARNFFNKVLGWNEIPKPEILRKRGGVWFQCGMHQVHIGVQRDFVPAIKAHPAFHVQNLDALRDNLNRNHIQVIDDEARTDEGVKRFYINDPFGNRLEFLEWIKP from the coding sequence ATGTCTTATCACTTTTATGGTCTTGACCATGTACAACTTGCTGCACCAGAAGAGTGTGAAACGGATGCACGTAATTTTTTTAATAAAGTGTTAGGTTGGAACGAGATTCCCAAACCTGAGATTTTAAGAAAACGTGGTGGTGTTTGGTTTCAATGTGGCATGCATCAAGTACATATTGGAGTGCAAAGAGATTTTGTTCCCGCTATAAAAGCACATCCAGCATTTCACGTACAGAATTTAGATGCGTTGCGTGACAATCTGAATCGTAACCATATTCAAGTCATTGATGATGAAGCGCGGACTGATGAAGGTGTAAAAAGGTTCTATATCAATGATCCCTTTGGAAATCGACTTGAATTTCTAGAATGGATTAAGCCATAG
- a CDS encoding polysaccharide deacetylase family protein, producing MKHFKKIALAALALLTCTITMYAYAVTHPTNAMSHKACTSWDMVKRKAFLMSHSDYSTKPALDLATFHIAQDSATEVPVLMYHYILPKINNHEPNNKSIINLEDFEENMKYLHQEGYNTITLEQLEQYVNGQISLPKKSIVITFDDGYQNNYTLAYPVLKKYNFHASLFVIGSKIQDQTSAFDPTKNTFISKQEMQDAKDVFEFNSHTYNLHHKGYMRCGDNVPVGLDTSLLSDDIKLMKETGIDTPYLAYPFGYTSTQMIYQLQQNGYRMAFSVRSGFVRPGDNPMKLPRLTVTTGTDLAALLHPESDQQEILPAVEISH from the coding sequence ATGAAACACTTCAAAAAAATCGCTCTTGCTGCACTCGCATTACTCACTTGTACTATTACAATGTATGCGTATGCGGTAACTCATCCTACCAATGCAATGTCTCACAAAGCTTGCACGTCCTGGGATATGGTCAAACGTAAGGCATTTCTAATGTCTCACTCCGATTATTCCACCAAACCTGCACTTGATCTGGCTACTTTTCACATCGCACAAGATTCGGCTACTGAAGTACCTGTACTGATGTATCATTACATACTGCCCAAAATCAACAATCACGAACCAAACAACAAATCGATCATTAATCTGGAAGACTTTGAAGAGAACATGAAATATTTGCATCAAGAAGGCTATAACACAATTACACTGGAGCAACTTGAGCAATACGTGAATGGACAGATCTCTTTACCCAAAAAATCCATTGTCATTACCTTTGATGATGGATATCAGAACAATTATACCCTAGCCTACCCTGTGCTCAAAAAATATAATTTCCATGCTTCCCTATTTGTAATCGGCAGCAAAATTCAGGACCAGACTTCAGCTTTTGATCCAACCAAAAATACGTTTATCTCCAAACAGGAGATGCAGGACGCTAAAGACGTCTTTGAGTTCAACAGCCATACCTATAATTTGCACCACAAGGGATACATGCGTTGCGGCGATAACGTGCCCGTAGGACTCGACACAAGCCTGCTGAGTGATGACATCAAGTTAATGAAAGAAACCGGTATAGATACGCCGTATCTGGCCTACCCTTTCGGTTATACCAGCACGCAGATGATCTATCAGCTGCAGCAAAATGGGTATCGTATGGCCTTTTCCGTCCGTTCAGGATTTGTTCGACCTGGGGATAATCCTATGAAGCTCCCACGATTAACGGTTACGACAGGAACTGATTTAGCTGCATTGCTCCACCCTGAATCAGACCAACAGGAAATCCTTCCTGCCGTAGAGATCAGTCATTAA
- the rplS gene encoding 50S ribosomal protein L19 has translation MNIVQAITQEQLRKDIPSFRPGDTLKVHVKVIEGTRERIQLFEGVVIKRRGGGISETFTVRKISYGVGVERAFPLHSPKIDRIEVARRGKVRRAKLYYLRELRGKAARIKEIR, from the coding sequence ATGAATATCGTTCAAGCGATTACACAAGAACAACTTCGTAAAGATATTCCGAGTTTTCGTCCTGGTGACACTTTGAAAGTGCACGTTAAGGTAATCGAGGGAACTCGTGAGCGTATCCAATTGTTCGAAGGTGTTGTGATTAAACGCCGTGGTGGTGGAATCAGTGAGACTTTTACAGTTCGTAAAATTTCTTACGGTGTAGGTGTGGAAAGAGCTTTCCCGCTTCATTCCCCTAAAATCGATAGAATCGAAGTGGCTCGCCGTGGTAAAGTGCGTCGTGCGAAGCTTTATTATCTTCGTGAACTACGCGGTAAAGCAGCGAGAATTAAAGAAATTCGTTAA